One genomic window of Gossypium hirsutum isolate 1008001.06 chromosome D11, Gossypium_hirsutum_v2.1, whole genome shotgun sequence includes the following:
- the LOC107923095 gene encoding uncharacterized protein, with protein MGGGTMHIDFPKIQLNSSSTTLSAVSSSSSHNLNLSVPSNYASPLRPSSSSSSSSSCQNEICKRLEVVDGNENKIGTGSFNNFILGPVPSKPEVETALAALHNYIHGISSSTPEFKWLKPLLDSCHSRGLLCQGLGRVYDGFILLLTEPSVKRLVVSISSDKAVWDAIKNNELVRKLLDLPLPAVENGRPGNSSGEAEPDNDILQWILDFAKAKVTELVLKFQSLLNEVFRSGKREKPNEETRGQLEEEIRSSLILSIVMLLIVIVARVQTV; from the exons ATGGGAGGAGGAACCATGCACATCGACTTTCCAAAGATTCAGTTAAATTCTTCTTCCACTACTCTCTCTGctgtttcttcttcctcttcacaTAATCTTAACCTTTCAGTCCCATCCAATTATGCTTCTCCACTTagaccttcttcttcttcttcttcttcttcttcctgtCAAAATGAAATTTGCAAAAGACTAGAAGTTGTAgatggaaatgaaaataaaataggaaCTGGGTccttcaataattttattttgggacCAGTTCCATCCAAACCAGAAGTTGAAACTGCTTTAGCTGCTCTCCACAA TTACATACATGGGATTTCTTCATCTACACCAGAATTTAAATGGTTGAAGCCTCTTTTGGACAGCTGTCACTCGAGAGGGTTGCTATGTCAAGGTCTTGGTAGAGTTTACGATGGCTTCATCTTGCTCCTCACTGAGCCATCTGTCAAG AGGCTGGTCGTTTCAATATCATCTGATAAAGCTGTTTGGGATGCTATAAAGAACAACGAGTTGGTTCGGAAGCTCCTTGACTTGCCTCTCCCTGCAG TTGAAAATGGAAGGCCTGGGAATTCTAGCGGTGAAGCAGAACCAGACAATGACATCTTGCAGTGGATATTGGACTTTGCAAAAGCTAAAGTCACAGAGCTCGTATTGAAATTCCAATCACTTCTGAATGAGGTGTTCCGAAGTGGTAAGAGAgaaaaacctaatgaagaaaCCAGAGGTCAGTTGGAGGAAGAAATCAGATCTTCCTTGATTCTCTCAATTGTAATGCTGTTGATCGTGATTGTAGCTCGGGTTCAAACAGTTTGA
- the LOC107923695 gene encoding cell number regulator 6, with protein sequence MDESKGPSHYVRLTKEKEPLEEITPGELNQPVQVPQLVVHRCLECGQPLPESYEPPADEDWTTGVFGCFEETESCVTGLFCPCLLFGQNVETLRDDITRNDACFCHALCVEGGMVIAAATLFFHGIDPQTSFLIGETLVFAWWLCGIYNGLFRQSLQKKYHLKNSPCHPCLVHCCLHWCALCQEHRELKNHLSDNVYMQIKPPPVQVMTSDGQKQEEPAPALPPSTVPNGNDEQPKLEITPV encoded by the exons ATGGATGAAAGCAAGGGACCATCACATTACGTAAGGCTTACAAAGGAAAAAGAGCCTCTTGAAGAGATCACCCCTGGAGAACTCAATCAACCCGTCCAAGTTCCTCAG ttagtgGTACATAGATGCCTTGAATGTGGGCAACCTCTACCTGAAAGCTATGAGCCACCTGCTGATGAAGACTGGACAACTGGAGTTTTTGGCTGTTTTGAAGAAACTGAGAGCT GCGTGACGGGTCTGTTTTGTCCATGTTTGTTGTTCGGGCAAAATGTTGAAACCTTGAGAGACGATATAACAAGGAATGATGCATGCTTTTGTCATGCTTTATGTGTAGAAGGCGGGATGGTGATTGCAGCAGCCACCTTATTCTTCCACGGCATTGACCCTCAAACATCATTTCTCATTGGTGAGACCCTGGTTTTTGCTTGGTGGTTGTGCGGCATCTACAATGGCTTGTTTCGACAATCCCTGCAGAAGAAATATCATCTCAAG AATTCGCCATGTCATCCCTGCTTGGTCCACTGCTGCTTGCATTGGTGTGCCTTGTGTCAAGAGCACAGGGAATTGAAGAACCATTTATCTGATAACGTCTATATGCAAATTAAGCCACCGCCGGTTCAAGTAATGACCTCTGATGGGCAGAAACAGGAAGAGCCTGCACCAGCCTTACCTCCATCTACAGTACCTAACGGAAATGATGAACAACCAAAATTGGAGATAACACCAGTATAG
- the LOC107924010 gene encoding elongation factor G-2, mitochondrial isoform X1 has product MARFPRSAVPRLLYTFFSSKTRRFYPSPTAALLLGNFEVRQFSAGNVARAKDAKEPWWKESMERLRNIGISAHIDSGKTTLTERILYYTGRIHEIHEVRGKDGVGAKMDSMDLEREKGITIQSAATYCTWKDYQINIIDTPGHVDFTIEVERALRVLDGAILVLCSVGGVQSQSITVDRQMRRYEVPRLAFINKLDRMGSDPWKVLNQARSKLRHHSAAVQVPIGLEENFQGLIDLVQLKAYYFHGSSGEKVVAEEIPADMDAIVAEKRRELIEMVSEVDDKLAEAFLNDEPISSVDLEEAVRRATIARKFVPVFMGSAFKNKGVQPLLDGVLSCLPCPIEVSNYALDQTKNEVKVMLPGTPDGPLVALAFKLEEGRFGQLTYLRVYEGVIRKGDFIVNINTGKKIKVPRLVRMHSDEMEDIQEAHAGQIVAVFGVDCASGDTFTNGSVKYTMTSMSVPEPVMSLAVQPVSKDSGGQFSKALNRFQREDPTFHVGLDAESGQTIISGMGELHLDIYVERIRREYKVDATVGKPRVNFRETITQRAEFDYLHKKQSGGQGQYGRVCGYVEPIPPGSPIKIEFENMIVGQAIPSNFIPAIEKGFKEAANSGSLIGHPVENIRIVLTDGASHAVDSSELAFKLAAIYAFRQCYSAARPVILEPIMLVELKVPTEFQGTVAGDINKRKGVIVGNDQDGDDSIITVNVPLNNMFGYSTMLRSMTQGKGEFTMEYKEHSPVSQDVQMQLVSTHKADKAE; this is encoded by the exons ATGGCGCGATTCCCAAGATCCGCAGTCCCGCGCCTTCTCTATACCTTCTTCTCCAGCAAAACGAGGAGGTTTTACCCCTCGCCGACCGCCGCCCTTCTACTAGGGAATTTTGAGGTCCGTCAATTCTCAGCTGGCAACGTCGCGCGAGCCAAGGATGCCAAAGAACCATGGTGGAAAGAGTCCATGGAACGACTCCGAAACATCGGAATTTCTGCTCACATCGACTCTGGCAAGACCACTCTAACGGAGCGGATTCTTTATTATACGGGCCGGATTCACGAGATCCACGAGGTTCGTGGCAAAGATGGCGTCGGAGCAAAGATGGATTCCATGGATTTAGAGAGAGAGAAAGGGATTACTATCCAATCTGCTGCCACGTATTGCACCTGGAAGGATTACCAG ATTAATATTATCGATACGCCTGGTCATGTTGATTTTACGATTGAAGTGGAGAGGGCGCTGCGTGTTCTTGACGGTGCCATTTTAGTTTTGTGTAGTGTTGGTGGTGTACAAAGTCAGTCAATTACTGTTGATCGACAAATGAGAAGATATGAGGTTCCGAGACTCGCCTTTATTAACAAGCTTGATAGAATGGGATCTGATCCATGGAAAGTTCTCAACCAG GCGAGGTCTAAGCTTCGACATCATAGTGCAGCTGTGCAAGTCCCAATTGGCCTTGAAGAAAACTTTCAGGGTCTTATCGACCTTGTGCAACTAAAAGCTTATTATTTCCATGGATCCAGCgg AGAAAAAGTTGTTGCGGAAGAAATACCAGCAGATATGGACGCGATAGTTGCAGAAAAGAGACGTGAACTGATAGAAATGGTGTCTGAAGTAGATGATAAACTAGCTGAAGCTTTTCTAAATGATGAGCCTATTTCATCTGTTGATCTTGAG GAAGCAGTTCGTAGGGCAACCATAGCTCGAAAATTTGTACCTGTATTCATGGGTAGTGCGTTCAAAAACAAG GGTGTACAACCACTTTTGGATGGTGTTCTTAGTTGCTTGCCATGTCCAATTGAAGTCAGTAACTATGCTCTTGATCAAACAAAGAATGAAGTGAAG GTTATGTTGCCCGGAACCCCGGATGGACCACTTGTGGCATTAGCTTTTAAGTTGGAGGAAGGCCGGTTTGGTCAGCTAACATATCTAAG AGTCTACGAGGGTGTGATTCGAAAGGGTGATTTTATAGTGAACATAAACACAGGCAAGAAGATTAAG GTACCTCGTTTGGTTCGGATGCATTCTGATGAAATGGAG GACATTCAAGAGGCACATGCTGGGCAAATAGTTGCAGTTTTTGGAGTAGACTGCGCTTCAG GTGATACATTTACAAATGGATCTGTCAAATACACCATGACCTCTATGAGTGTCCCTGAACCAGTGATGTCATTAGCTGTTCAGCCGGTTTCAAAAGATTCAGGAGGCCAA TTTTCAAAGGCATTGAACCGTTTCCAGAGAGAGGATCCTACATTTCATGTAGGGTTGGATGCCGAAAGCGGGCAG ACAATCATCTCTGGAATGGGAGAGCTTCATCTCGACATATATGTGGAAAGGATCCGGAGAGAATACAAG GTTGATGCAACTGTTGGAAAGCCTCGTGTGAATTTCAGGGAGACTATAACTCAACGTGCTGAATTTGATTATTTACACAAGAAACAGTCTGGAGGACAGGGTCAATATGGTCGAGTATGTGG GTATGTTGAACCAATTCCACCAGGGTCTCCAATAAAGATTGAATTTGAGAACATGATTGTTGGACAAGCTATACCATCAAACTTTATTCCTGCAATTGAGAAGGGTTTCAAAGAAGCTGCAAATTC GGGTTCATTAATTGGACATCCAGTTGAAaatataaggattgttttgactGATGGTGCATCTCATGCAGTAGATTCTAGTGAGCTTGCGTTCAAGTTAGCTGCTATATATGCATTCAGACAG TGTTATAGTGCTGCAAGGCCTGTGATACTGGAACCTATAATGTTGGTTGAGTTGAAAGTACCAACAGAATTTCAGGGTACAGTAGCGGGTGATATCAATAA GAGGAAAGGTGTTATTGTTGGAAATGACCAAGATGGAGATGATTCTATAATTACTGTCAAT GTCCCGTTGAACAATATGTTTGGGTACTCAACAATGCTTCGATCAATGACACAG GGAAAAGGTGAATTCACAATGGAATACAAGGAGCATTCACCGGTTTCTCAGGACGTGCAAATGCAATTAGTGAGCACTCACAAGGCCGATAAAGCTGAATAA
- the LOC107924010 gene encoding elongation factor G-2, mitochondrial isoform X2: MRRYEVPRLAFINKLDRMGSDPWKVLNQARSKLRHHSAAVQVPIGLEENFQGLIDLVQLKAYYFHGSSGEKVVAEEIPADMDAIVAEKRRELIEMVSEVDDKLAEAFLNDEPISSVDLEEAVRRATIARKFVPVFMGSAFKNKGVQPLLDGVLSCLPCPIEVSNYALDQTKNEVKVMLPGTPDGPLVALAFKLEEGRFGQLTYLRVYEGVIRKGDFIVNINTGKKIKVPRLVRMHSDEMEDIQEAHAGQIVAVFGVDCASGDTFTNGSVKYTMTSMSVPEPVMSLAVQPVSKDSGGQFSKALNRFQREDPTFHVGLDAESGQTIISGMGELHLDIYVERIRREYKVDATVGKPRVNFRETITQRAEFDYLHKKQSGGQGQYGRVCGYVEPIPPGSPIKIEFENMIVGQAIPSNFIPAIEKGFKEAANSGSLIGHPVENIRIVLTDGASHAVDSSELAFKLAAIYAFRQCYSAARPVILEPIMLVELKVPTEFQGTVAGDINKRKGVIVGNDQDGDDSIITVNVPLNNMFGYSTMLRSMTQGKGEFTMEYKEHSPVSQDVQMQLVSTHKADKAE; the protein is encoded by the exons ATGAGAAGATATGAGGTTCCGAGACTCGCCTTTATTAACAAGCTTGATAGAATGGGATCTGATCCATGGAAAGTTCTCAACCAG GCGAGGTCTAAGCTTCGACATCATAGTGCAGCTGTGCAAGTCCCAATTGGCCTTGAAGAAAACTTTCAGGGTCTTATCGACCTTGTGCAACTAAAAGCTTATTATTTCCATGGATCCAGCgg AGAAAAAGTTGTTGCGGAAGAAATACCAGCAGATATGGACGCGATAGTTGCAGAAAAGAGACGTGAACTGATAGAAATGGTGTCTGAAGTAGATGATAAACTAGCTGAAGCTTTTCTAAATGATGAGCCTATTTCATCTGTTGATCTTGAG GAAGCAGTTCGTAGGGCAACCATAGCTCGAAAATTTGTACCTGTATTCATGGGTAGTGCGTTCAAAAACAAG GGTGTACAACCACTTTTGGATGGTGTTCTTAGTTGCTTGCCATGTCCAATTGAAGTCAGTAACTATGCTCTTGATCAAACAAAGAATGAAGTGAAG GTTATGTTGCCCGGAACCCCGGATGGACCACTTGTGGCATTAGCTTTTAAGTTGGAGGAAGGCCGGTTTGGTCAGCTAACATATCTAAG AGTCTACGAGGGTGTGATTCGAAAGGGTGATTTTATAGTGAACATAAACACAGGCAAGAAGATTAAG GTACCTCGTTTGGTTCGGATGCATTCTGATGAAATGGAG GACATTCAAGAGGCACATGCTGGGCAAATAGTTGCAGTTTTTGGAGTAGACTGCGCTTCAG GTGATACATTTACAAATGGATCTGTCAAATACACCATGACCTCTATGAGTGTCCCTGAACCAGTGATGTCATTAGCTGTTCAGCCGGTTTCAAAAGATTCAGGAGGCCAA TTTTCAAAGGCATTGAACCGTTTCCAGAGAGAGGATCCTACATTTCATGTAGGGTTGGATGCCGAAAGCGGGCAG ACAATCATCTCTGGAATGGGAGAGCTTCATCTCGACATATATGTGGAAAGGATCCGGAGAGAATACAAG GTTGATGCAACTGTTGGAAAGCCTCGTGTGAATTTCAGGGAGACTATAACTCAACGTGCTGAATTTGATTATTTACACAAGAAACAGTCTGGAGGACAGGGTCAATATGGTCGAGTATGTGG GTATGTTGAACCAATTCCACCAGGGTCTCCAATAAAGATTGAATTTGAGAACATGATTGTTGGACAAGCTATACCATCAAACTTTATTCCTGCAATTGAGAAGGGTTTCAAAGAAGCTGCAAATTC GGGTTCATTAATTGGACATCCAGTTGAAaatataaggattgttttgactGATGGTGCATCTCATGCAGTAGATTCTAGTGAGCTTGCGTTCAAGTTAGCTGCTATATATGCATTCAGACAG TGTTATAGTGCTGCAAGGCCTGTGATACTGGAACCTATAATGTTGGTTGAGTTGAAAGTACCAACAGAATTTCAGGGTACAGTAGCGGGTGATATCAATAA GAGGAAAGGTGTTATTGTTGGAAATGACCAAGATGGAGATGATTCTATAATTACTGTCAAT GTCCCGTTGAACAATATGTTTGGGTACTCAACAATGCTTCGATCAATGACACAG GGAAAAGGTGAATTCACAATGGAATACAAGGAGCATTCACCGGTTTCTCAGGACGTGCAAATGCAATTAGTGAGCACTCACAAGGCCGATAAAGCTGAATAA
- the LOC107924012 gene encoding 3-hydroxyisobutyryl-CoA hydrolase-like protein 1, mitochondrial isoform X2, with amino-acid sequence MQSLKRLVTSRRRDSLIRLKRNLSSLPINSSAGDLQNQVLVEGKASSRVAILNRPSSLNALNTNIGARLHELYASWEDDPNIGFVVMKGSGRAFCAGGDIVALYHLINEGKIEKCKGVFRTLYSFIYHLGTYLKPHVFATPETQIGFHPDAGASFHLSRLPGHLGEYLGLTGAKLSGAEMVSCGLATHYSNTDKLPLIEEELGNLVTDDPSVIESCLEKYSDAVYPEKISALHRIEVLNKCFGHDTVGEIIDAVESEASATNDAWCNSTLKKLKEASPLSLKVSLRSVREGRFQTFDQCLVREYRMSLQGISKRISNDFCEGVRARVVHKDSAPKWEPPSLEKVSDDMVDQYFAPLSESEPNLELPTKQREAFN; translated from the exons ATGCAGAGCTTAAAGCGTTTGGTAACAAGTCGTCGTCGTGACAGTCTAATCCGGTTGAAGAGAAACCTATCCTCGCTTCCAATCAATTCTTCTGCTGGTGATCTTCAAAATCAA GTGCTGGTTGAAGGTAAAGCGAGTTCTCGAGTAGCGATTCTCAACAGACCTTCGTCTCTCAATGCTCTCAATACAAATATA GGCGCTAGGTTGCATGAATTGTACGCATCTTGGGAAGATGATCCCAATattggatttgtggtcatgaag GGCAGTGGAAGGGCATTTTGTGCAGGTGGAGATATTGTTGCTCTTTATCATTTGATAAATGAAG GGAAGATAGAAAAGTGTAAGGGCGTTTTTAGGACGTTGTATAGCTTTATATACCATCTTGGTACATATTTGAAGCCTCAT GTTTTTGCTACCCCTGAAACTCAAATTGGCTTCCATCCTGATGCCGGAGCATCCTTTCATCTCTCTCGTCTACCTGGTCACTTAG GAGAGTACTTGGGTCTGACAGGAGCAAAACTCAGTGGGGCTGAAATGGTTTCTTGCGGGCTTGCGACACACTACTCAAACACTGAT AAGCTTCCACTGATTGAAGAAGAGCTTGGAAATTTGGTTACCGATGATCCTTCTGTCATTGAGTCTTGTTTGGAGAAATATAGTGATGCAGTCTATCCTGAAAAGATCAGTGCGCTGCACAG GATTGAAGTGCTCAATAAATGTTTCGGCCATGACACAGTTGGGGAAATTATCGATGCTGTG GAAAGTGAGGCATCTGCAACAAATGATGCATGGTGCAATTCCACATTAAAGAAACTTAAAGAAGCTTCACCATTGAGCTTGAAGGTGTCTTTGAGATCG GTACGAGAAGGCAGATTTCAAACCTTTGACCAGTGCTTGGTTCGTGAGTATCGGATGTCCCTTCAAGGGATATCGAAGCGAATCTCTAATGACTTCTGCGAG gGTGTCAGAGCACGAGTGGTGCACAAAGACTCTGCTCCAAAG TGGGAACCTCCAAGCTTAGAAAAAGTGTCGGACGATATGGTGGATCAGTACTTTGCACCCCTCAGTGAATCTGAGCCAAATCTGGAGCTCCCCACAAAACAGAGAGAAGCATTTAACTAG
- the LOC107924012 gene encoding 3-hydroxyisobutyryl-CoA hydrolase-like protein 1, mitochondrial isoform X1: MQSLKRLVTSRRRDSLIRLKRNLSSLPINSSAGDLQNQVLVEGKASSRVAILNRPSSLNALNTNIGARLHELYASWEDDPNIGFVVMKGSGRAFCAGGDIVALYHLINEGKIEKCKGVFRTLYSFIYHLGTYLKPHVSILNGITMGGGAGISIPGTFRLATDRTVFATPETQIGFHPDAGASFHLSRLPGHLGEYLGLTGAKLSGAEMVSCGLATHYSNTDKLPLIEEELGNLVTDDPSVIESCLEKYSDAVYPEKISALHRIEVLNKCFGHDTVGEIIDAVESEASATNDAWCNSTLKKLKEASPLSLKVSLRSVREGRFQTFDQCLVREYRMSLQGISKRISNDFCEGVRARVVHKDSAPKWEPPSLEKVSDDMVDQYFAPLSESEPNLELPTKQREAFN, encoded by the exons ATGCAGAGCTTAAAGCGTTTGGTAACAAGTCGTCGTCGTGACAGTCTAATCCGGTTGAAGAGAAACCTATCCTCGCTTCCAATCAATTCTTCTGCTGGTGATCTTCAAAATCAA GTGCTGGTTGAAGGTAAAGCGAGTTCTCGAGTAGCGATTCTCAACAGACCTTCGTCTCTCAATGCTCTCAATACAAATATA GGCGCTAGGTTGCATGAATTGTACGCATCTTGGGAAGATGATCCCAATattggatttgtggtcatgaag GGCAGTGGAAGGGCATTTTGTGCAGGTGGAGATATTGTTGCTCTTTATCATTTGATAAATGAAG GGAAGATAGAAAAGTGTAAGGGCGTTTTTAGGACGTTGTATAGCTTTATATACCATCTTGGTACATATTTGAAGCCTCAT GTGTCTATTTTAAATGGCATTACTATGGGTGGTGGAGCTGGAATTTCGATACCTGGGACATTTCGGCTTGCGACTGATAGAACC GTTTTTGCTACCCCTGAAACTCAAATTGGCTTCCATCCTGATGCCGGAGCATCCTTTCATCTCTCTCGTCTACCTGGTCACTTAG GAGAGTACTTGGGTCTGACAGGAGCAAAACTCAGTGGGGCTGAAATGGTTTCTTGCGGGCTTGCGACACACTACTCAAACACTGAT AAGCTTCCACTGATTGAAGAAGAGCTTGGAAATTTGGTTACCGATGATCCTTCTGTCATTGAGTCTTGTTTGGAGAAATATAGTGATGCAGTCTATCCTGAAAAGATCAGTGCGCTGCACAG GATTGAAGTGCTCAATAAATGTTTCGGCCATGACACAGTTGGGGAAATTATCGATGCTGTG GAAAGTGAGGCATCTGCAACAAATGATGCATGGTGCAATTCCACATTAAAGAAACTTAAAGAAGCTTCACCATTGAGCTTGAAGGTGTCTTTGAGATCG GTACGAGAAGGCAGATTTCAAACCTTTGACCAGTGCTTGGTTCGTGAGTATCGGATGTCCCTTCAAGGGATATCGAAGCGAATCTCTAATGACTTCTGCGAG gGTGTCAGAGCACGAGTGGTGCACAAAGACTCTGCTCCAAAG TGGGAACCTCCAAGCTTAGAAAAAGTGTCGGACGATATGGTGGATCAGTACTTTGCACCCCTCAGTGAATCTGAGCCAAATCTGGAGCTCCCCACAAAACAGAGAGAAGCATTTAACTAG